In the Panthera leo isolate Ple1 chromosome C2, P.leo_Ple1_pat1.1, whole genome shotgun sequence genome, tttatttccttaagtttttatttaagttccagttagttgacatacagtgtaacGCTAATTTCAAGtctataatttagtgattcaagacttccatacaacacccagttctcatcacaggtgccctccttaatccccatcacccatttcccccatccccctacCAGCCTCCCCTTCGGTAactaccagtttattctctgtagttaagagtctgtttcttggtctgcctctctcttcccttcccctaccaTCTTCTGACCACAGTCTAATTTTAGAACCTTGTGCCCATTAGCAATGACTCCCTATTCCACTCCCCCCACTGTCACTAGGCAACCACAAATTTACTTCCTGTCTATAAATTTGCTTcatctggacatttcatagacatggaattatacaatatgtggtcttatgtcttttacttagcataatgtttttgaggttcctTCATGTTGTCGCAcatatcagtgcttcattccttcttattgctGAATTTGTATCCAGTGTATGATACTGCCACATTTTATGTGCATATCCGTCAGCTGATGCATGTTGGATTGCTACTTCTTggctattttttttcaagtttatttattttgagagagagagagagagagcggtgcACATGAGTAGGgatggagcagagaaagaaggagagagactcttaagcaagctccacactgagcgtggagcccaacactggacttgatctcacaacagtgagatcatcacctgagctgaaataaagaaaccgactgagtcacccacgcgcccccaagtatttctttttatttctgattttcagcAGTTTGATCGTGATGTTTTCCGTGTTTAAACTCCTTGGAGTTTGCTGAGCTTTCTGGATttataagttaatatttttcaccaaatttgggaagttctcagccattatttcttcaaatattcttgtCTTCCTCATTCTATCTTTTTCTGGGACCCCATTAAACACAGATTGGGTCCACTACTAGTGTTCCTCAGTTCGTTGAGGCTCTGTTCATTGTTTTCCCctcagtttagaaaaaaaaaaaatccatgttcttTAGGTTGGATAATTTCTTTTGATCTTTCTTCAAGtttaccacctttttttttttcctgtctctaatCTTTTAAGCCCATTTagtgaatttaaattttcaaCTATTAAAATGTTCAGTTCTAgagtttacattaaaaagtatCTCTTTCTCCACTGAGATCTCCATCAGTTTAGTTATTTACACCATGCTCCTTTAAGTCTTTGAATGTGTTTATATTGGCagctttaaagtctttgtctgatggggtgcctgggtggcccagtcgcttaagcgtccgactgctgttttcagctcaggtcctgatctcacagttgtgagactgagccccacgttgggctccacgctaagcatggagcctaattaagacgcttttccttctccctccacccttcctctcctctcaaaataaataaagtaaaacattaaaaaaaaaaaaaaagtccttgtctGCTAATTTCAATACTTGAGTCATTTTGGGGTCTATTTctattcattgcttttttttttccttcttgaaaacaGATCACATTTTTCCTGGCTTGTGTGActgtctagtaatttttttttttaactacatatTGGACATTGTAGATGATACATTATAGACCCTCTCAATTCAGTTATCTTCATCTGGAGTGTCGCTTTTTGTTCTGTTGGGCAGTTAAAATACTGGCTGATCACCCTGAAATTGCAGACACTTGGTTTCACACTTAGAGAGTAATCCCAAAGTGTTTACTAATCTCTAATTTGGTGGAACTCAAACTCTAAAATACCATGCAGGGGGGGAGCATGGAAACTCtctgtttagttctttttttttttttttttttttttttttaacgttttatttatttttcagacagggagagacagagcatgaacaagggagggtcagagacagggcgacacagaatctgaaacaggctccaggctctgagctgtcagcacagagcccgacgcggggcttgaactcacggacctcgagatcatgacctgagccgaagtcggccgcttaaccgactgagccacccaggcgcccctctgtttagTTCTTTTAGCCTTACAGCTATTTTTTTCTGCTGAGTTTCTTGGAGTTTCCTTCATGCATGTGCTGTTTGGGGATTAGCCAGGTATTTAAAGAAAGTTTATATTAAAGTGTTTGGGGCTTCTTCCTGTGACTCGCCCCTTTCTAAGATTTCCTCTTTCAGTTCCCAGCTGCTCTAATAATCCTAAACTCCGTCCTCTGATACCTCAAGCCAAAAAGACTGTGGCATTTTTGCTCAGGTTTTAGCCATGATGTACCACAGAGATcactggggtgggagtggggggactAGGGGTTCTTCAGGGGGAGAAGCTGCATAAAAGTGGATCTTACCGTGTTTTCTTTCCTGGGTTAAATTGCCTCCAGTTTCTGCCCGCTTTTCAGCACTCTTCAGTACTTTCAAatagttgtgggtttttccccCTGTCTTTTTGGAATTTAAGGTGTTCCTGGATCACCTCATCTAAACGTACTCTTCTTGAAAATTCTCACAACATGTCGTATGTACCCTTATAGTTCTTTATGCACATGATTTGTCTCCTTCCAGTTATCGATTGCTGCATTCTTGACAACTCCAAAACTTAGTAGTTTAAAGTAGCCATTTTATTCTGCTtatggtttctgtgggtcaggaattggcaaagggcagagccaggatggtGTGTCTGCACCGTATACCTGGGGCTTCGTAAAGCGTAAAGTCTGGGAGTAATGCAGTAGCCGGAACGTGAGTCACCCAGAAGTGGCTGCTCACACACCTGGCAGTCGATGCCAGCTGGTGTCTGGGAACTGTGGGCCTGAATCCCTATACACGCTCTCCTCACAGCATCGTGACCTTGGACGCTTTACATGGCAACTCAGAGCTCTGGTGTTAGTGTTCTAGAAAATGAGCTACAAACTGCACTCACTGCCTTTTATTATCTACTCCTAGAAGCTGTATGGCAGAAGCGACCCAGTATCACTTCCTCTACTCTGTTGGTCCACCCGTTTTTATTGGTGGCCCAAACTCAAGGGGAGGGACATAGATTCACTTCTCAGTGAAGTGGAAGCGTCAGAGAACTTGGCAGACGTGTTTCAAAACCATCAGACTCATTTCGTAAATAGTAGGCTCCCCCTTGTGTCCCAACACAGTCCTCCGTACATGACCATAGGTATTCAttgaagtatttaatttttttttttgtaaccgtAGGTTTGGACAGAAAGCAAATTTGTGTTCAGAgctttaagaaaggaaaagatatttcactacgtaaaaacattttcttcgattgatttttttttttgtctttttatttgtagAATACAGAGTTTAATGAAAAATCCATGCTTACGGGGTGAACATGGCAGGCTTCCTAGATAACTTCCGTTGGCCAGAATGTGAATGTATTGACTGGAGTGAGAGAAGAAATGCCGTGGCTTCTGTGGTGGCGGGTGTACTGGTAAGTAAAAAGCGTGGTTGGTGacatttctgcttcatttttggcCCTGAAAATTAATGTCGCTTCCTTTGGGCCCTGAATACCCTTTCAGAACTATTTATTTCACTATTATTTTGTATCAATAATTAATTCGAGTTCTAGATATTAGTGAACAAAACATGGTAGGCCCTGGgttcatttgattttataaatttgttaaaCTTGGTACCTTTTCTTCAAGTGATAATACAATTATTGTAGGCAGTAGCATTTTTAAGTTAATGATACAAGATGTATACGTCCTTGAAGCTCGTCAGGCTCGGAGAATTTGATAACCAAATAGTGTCGTGACTCACTGAGGTTCAGGATGTGTAGACAGCAGTAAGGACCTGGGGCCGAGCCAGAAGCCCTGCAGTGCTTTAGGGAGGGGGCACCAGCTCCTTGTCCCCAGCTGCAGCACCGACggagagtgagaggaagaaatTTGTGGAAGAAACTCTTGCCCAATTTTCTTCcaacagtttttctttctcaacttaaaaaaaaatttttttaaggtttatttatttttgagagagagagagagagggagggcgagcctgagcaggggaagggcagagagagagggggacacagaatccaaagcaggctccaggctccgagctgtcagcacagagcccgacgcggggttcgaacccacgaaccatgagatcgtgacctgagccgaagtcggacgcttaactgactgagccacccaggtgcccctcaactttttattataaaaaacatCGAGCATGTACGGTAAACAAGAATAGGGAGAATAGTAAAAGAGCCCTGCTCAACCCACGTACTTAACCATCCAGCTTCAAAGACTATCCCCACCGGTCTTGCTTCAGCATTCCATCAATCACGCCCTGCCCTCACCGAATTTCTGAAGCAAATTTCAGTATcgactacatttttaaaaatttatctcttCCAGTATACGGTTCTTCACCTGAagtccaatagaaaaaaaaaaataataacccagaGCAGGAAGTAAAGATAACTGTGATGCTTCTAAGTCTTTTCTTGCACTTTATGGTCGTGTTCCCTGCAAGTAATTTGTCTGTGGAATTCTTTAGCAACTTCTCTAAGTCTTTTCAGCGTAGCTTACATAGAAACATCACATTTGACCTACTCCTTCCTGTTCAGTCAGTTACACGGTATTTAACGAGAGTACATGATTGGTTAAAATGATAGAGGCTTAAATAGTTCTGGAGACATGATAACTGACCCTTGGTAAGCACACAGCTCATTTGTGGAAGCAAAAGAGTGCGGGCATATTTAAAAGGAATGTTTTCTAGAGAGAATGAGACATGTCAGGTAATCAGGATCTGGTTAGCTAGAGGTTAGTTAAGAGAGCTTCCGTGCACAGAATTATGGGGGATGAAAGAAGCAGATAATTCGTCCCATGTAACAATTTTTTGCTTTATCTTGCACTGAGAGAACTTCAGAATCTTACGCAGATTTGATTAGGTAACTTCACCTCATATGCTACCAAGAGTAAGTAAACAagtgattcttattttttctacttgAACACCCAGAGCTCAATCTAGAAATATTGTATGGTCTGTAGAAATACAGGAATGTTAAAGAGCAAGTATCATGCCAAGCCAAAGGATTAGCGTTAGTCTAATGCCTTGGACTCTTTTGCAAGTTTTTTACAGGTTGGTGGATAATGATTGACGCTGCTGTGGTGTACCCGAAGCCAGAGCAGTTGAACCACGCCTTTCACACATGTGGCgtgttttccacattggctttCTTCATGTAAGTATGAAGTTAATTCTCAATTCAAGATCATtttcctaaaaacattttttccttataGTTTACTGCTATCTGGGATAACCTTTTAATTTAATCGATGGCGACGAATCCATCTTTaacataaagatatatattttttccccattgtattaagatttttttgtCGAGAATGAGTGTTGGATTTAATCACTATCATTTTAGCACCCATAAAGGTTATagtgtgatttttctccttataatGTTGTTAAACTGGTCAATTAGTACTTATCAGtaccaagaatattttttatatttgagtatCTGAATATCCGGGTGCTTCTTATAGTCAGTGGTATCTTATAATTACAGttgaccatcttttttttcttggtggtgAAAAAAAATAATCGTGCATCTTAAAAGATGAGTGGCATCTTAgatgtaataaaaaatgttacatttctaGATTTTTTCATAGTGGATCATTCTTGA is a window encoding:
- the TMEM50B gene encoding transmembrane protein 50B isoform X6; protein product: MAGFLDNFRWPECECIDWSERRNAVASVVAGVLFFTGWWIMIDAAVVYPKPEQLNHAFHTCGVFSTLAFFMINAVSNAQVRGDSYESGCLGRTDTDVYPGLAVFFQNALIFFSTLIYKFGRTEELWT
- the TMEM50B gene encoding transmembrane protein 50B isoform X4, with amino-acid sequence MAGFLDNFRWPECECIDWSERRNAVASVVAGVLFFTGWWIMIDAAVVYPKPEQLNHAFHTCGVFSTLAFFMINAVSNAQVRGDSYESGCLGRTGARVWLFIGFMLMFGSLIASMWILFGAYVTQNSSCFLQRRSSERTE
- the TMEM50B gene encoding transmembrane protein 50B isoform X5 → MAGFLDNFRWPECECIDWSERRNAVASVVAGVLFFTGWWIMIDAAVVYPKPEQLNHAFHTCGVFSTLAFFMINAVSNAQVRGDSYESGCLGRTDTDVYPGLAVFFQNALIFFRLLLSDITKFSIKRDPTAV